A genomic segment from Gilvibacter sp. SZ-19 encodes:
- a CDS encoding sodium-translocating pyrophosphatase, giving the protein MLESNIIWVPIALAVLGLLFMLVKMSWVKKQAAGNERMQSISKSIKEGALAFLNAEYRLLLIFVVVASAALFGVSQLVDTTSWMIVPAFVIGAVFSALAGNIGMRVATEANARTAEAAKTSLPQALNVSFGGGTVMGLGVAGLAVLGLSLLFMFFTGQFMGAEGSFYDNMTVVLEALAGFSLGAESIALFARVGGGIYTKAADVGADLVGKVEAGIPEDDPRNPATIADNVGDNVGDVAGMGADLFGSYVATVLAAMVLGNYVIRDMSAGAAYTDAFNNMGPILLPLVIAGVGVLASILGTFLVRIKNNDAKEAQVQKALDMGNWFAIIITLIASYFLIGWMLPETLTMNFFGEGAKEIASINVFWSACIGLAVGALISFVTAYYTSLGKKPVLDIVQNSGTGAATNIIAGLAVGMKSTLWSVLLFAAAIYGSYELAGFYGVALAASAMMATTAMQLAIDAFGPIADNAGGVAEMSELEEHVRQRTDILDSVGNTTAAVGKGFAIASAALTALALFAAYVTFTGIQGINIFKADVLAALFVGGMIPVVFSALAMKSVGKAAMEMVKEVRRQFKEIPGIMEGTGTPEYAKCVDISTKAALREMIVPGLITIVTPIVIGLVFGPEPLGGYMAGVCVSGVMWAIFQNNAGGAWDNAKKSFEAGVEIDGEMTYKGSDAHKAAVTGDTVGDPFKDTSGPSMNILIKLTCLVGLVIAPILGGHGDETAYAEATMMEFVSEDGKKTIIKMNGDATAMAEGTEDITVEVTMDKDAEATATATVKVTKDGETTTETFTGTPEEVEAKVEAYKDAEGAKVEIEVKKEVKKVVEGSEESSN; this is encoded by the coding sequence ATGTTAGAATCAAACATTATTTGGGTACCTATCGCACTAGCTGTATTAGGTCTTCTATTCATGCTTGTTAAAATGAGCTGGGTAAAGAAGCAGGCTGCCGGAAACGAGCGCATGCAATCCATCTCTAAAAGTATCAAAGAAGGGGCACTTGCCTTTTTGAATGCGGAGTACCGTTTGCTACTGATCTTTGTTGTGGTAGCTTCCGCAGCATTGTTCGGAGTTTCCCAATTGGTAGACACCACAAGTTGGATGATCGTTCCTGCCTTTGTTATTGGTGCTGTGTTCTCGGCACTAGCAGGTAATATTGGTATGCGTGTTGCTACGGAAGCAAATGCACGTACTGCAGAAGCTGCCAAGACAAGCCTTCCTCAGGCATTGAATGTCTCTTTTGGAGGAGGTACAGTTATGGGGCTTGGTGTTGCTGGTCTTGCGGTATTAGGTCTTAGTTTGTTGTTCATGTTCTTTACAGGGCAATTTATGGGAGCTGAAGGTTCTTTCTACGACAACATGACTGTAGTGCTTGAAGCGCTTGCAGGATTCTCACTTGGTGCAGAAAGTATTGCTCTTTTTGCTCGTGTTGGTGGTGGTATCTATACCAAAGCTGCCGACGTAGGAGCTGACCTTGTAGGTAAAGTAGAAGCGGGTATTCCAGAAGATGATCCACGTAACCCAGCAACTATCGCAGATAACGTTGGTGACAACGTAGGAGATGTTGCCGGAATGGGTGCTGACCTGTTTGGTTCGTATGTAGCAACTGTATTGGCTGCCATGGTATTGGGTAACTACGTTATCCGTGATATGAGCGCCGGAGCTGCTTACACAGACGCATTTAACAATATGGGGCCTATCTTACTTCCGCTAGTAATTGCTGGAGTTGGAGTTTTGGCTTCTATCTTGGGAACCTTCTTGGTTCGCATTAAAAACAACGACGCTAAAGAAGCGCAGGTACAGAAAGCCTTGGATATGGGTAACTGGTTCGCGATCATCATTACTTTGATCGCTAGTTACTTCCTTATCGGTTGGATGTTGCCAGAGACCTTGACCATGAACTTCTTCGGAGAAGGTGCTAAGGAGATCGCTTCTATAAACGTATTCTGGTCTGCATGTATCGGATTGGCTGTTGGAGCCTTGATCTCTTTCGTTACTGCTTACTACACTTCTCTCGGGAAGAAACCAGTATTAGATATTGTACAGAACTCAGGAACTGGTGCTGCGACTAACATCATTGCAGGTCTGGCTGTAGGTATGAAATCTACACTTTGGTCTGTATTGCTTTTTGCTGCTGCTATTTACGGTTCTTATGAGCTTGCCGGATTCTACGGAGTTGCACTTGCTGCTTCTGCTATGATGGCAACTACTGCTATGCAGTTGGCAATCGATGCATTTGGTCCTATCGCAGATAACGCCGGTGGTGTTGCAGAGATGAGTGAACTAGAAGAGCACGTACGTCAACGTACAGACATCCTTGACTCAGTAGGTAACACAACTGCTGCTGTTGGAAAAGGATTTGCAATTGCTTCTGCAGCTTTGACTGCCTTGGCATTATTTGCTGCTTATGTAACCTTTACAGGTATCCAAGGGATCAACATTTTTAAAGCTGATGTATTGGCCGCCCTATTCGTAGGGGGAATGATTCCTGTAGTATTCTCCGCCTTGGCTATGAAGTCTGTAGGTAAAGCTGCTATGGAAATGGTAAAAGAAGTACGTCGTCAGTTCAAAGAGATTCCAGGTATCATGGAAGGAACTGGTACTCCAGAGTATGCGAAGTGTGTTGACATTTCAACTAAAGCTGCTTTAAGAGAGATGATCGTTCCTGGATTGATCACTATTGTAACTCCTATCGTTATCGGATTGGTATTCGGTCCTGAGCCACTAGGAGGTTATATGGCTGGTGTATGTGTTAGCGGTGTAATGTGGGCTATTTTCCAGAACAACGCTGGAGGAGCTTGGGACAACGCTAAGAAATCATTTGAAGCTGGTGTTGAGATCGACGGTGAGATGACCTACAAAGGTTCTGATGCACACAAAGCTGCTGTAACTGGTGATACTGTAGGTGATCCATTTAAAGATACTTCAGGGCCGTCTATGAACATCTTAATTAAACTTACTTGTTTGGTTGGATTGGTAATTGCTCCGATCTTAGGAGGTCATGGTGACGAAACTGCTTACGCAGAAGCTACTATGATGGAATTCGTTTCTGAGGATGGCAAGAAGACCATCATCAAAATGAACGGAGATGCCACAGCTATGGCAGAAGGTACTGAAGATATCACTGTAGAAGTAACTATGGACAAGGATGCTGAAGCAACTGCAACAGCTACTGTAAAAGTTACTAAAGACGGTGAGACCACTACCGAAACTTTTACTGGTACC
- a CDS encoding T9SS type A sorting domain-containing protein: protein MKTIYSILGILFVLVPNLIFGQLSESEQKLLDKYYRLSNTGVIAREHFSFDELNWIRSYLKLDKPDMQRISSSLDDDIYGAESFQEEIGYFFTGDLGTFITLGPEAPTTDGETAGDIDPTNTNLAYVATFNEGHFFRLNLLTGEYTMLPDIDPPGDERWSGLEFDTATGILYGISSNFDSSSTLSVIDPLTSTVTTVGDTGLPAVIAIVVLPSTSPMGSSMFAVDIITDKWYKINMETAAITEYGHIGFNAGFAQDLEWDGINTIWFTAFNVDTGLAELRAVDPLNGMTGFFGAILPDIPAQITWASIKNELLSIPSHTISKPDIFPNPAKDHINIKVFDETGFLTVYSLSGQQMGREKQLNVGTTYLSLEHLSSGYYFLYFHNSKGRQVYKLIKN, encoded by the coding sequence ATGAAAACAATTTATTCAATTCTTGGTATTCTTTTCGTTTTAGTTCCTAATTTGATCTTTGGCCAACTTTCGGAATCTGAACAAAAATTGCTCGATAAGTATTACAGGCTTTCTAATACTGGTGTGATTGCCAGAGAACATTTTAGTTTTGATGAGTTGAATTGGATCCGTTCGTATTTGAAACTGGATAAACCAGATATGCAACGAATTAGCAGCAGTTTAGATGACGATATCTATGGTGCTGAATCCTTTCAGGAAGAAATTGGATATTTTTTTACCGGTGATTTGGGCACTTTTATCACACTGGGCCCGGAAGCTCCGACTACAGACGGAGAAACAGCAGGGGATATTGATCCGACCAATACTAACCTTGCTTATGTAGCTACTTTCAATGAAGGACATTTTTTTAGGTTGAATCTATTAACAGGCGAATACACAATGCTCCCTGATATCGATCCTCCTGGAGATGAACGATGGTCAGGGCTTGAATTTGACACTGCAACCGGAATATTGTATGGCATTTCATCAAATTTTGATAGTAGTTCCACGCTTTCTGTTATTGATCCTTTGACGTCTACTGTTACTACGGTGGGAGATACTGGTTTACCGGCAGTTATTGCAATAGTTGTATTGCCTTCAACTTCACCTATGGGATCTTCCATGTTCGCGGTAGATATTATTACCGATAAGTGGTACAAGATTAATATGGAAACCGCGGCGATAACGGAATACGGTCACATCGGTTTTAATGCTGGCTTTGCGCAAGATTTGGAATGGGATGGAATTAACACCATTTGGTTTACCGCCTTTAATGTAGACACTGGTTTGGCCGAACTTAGGGCGGTAGATCCACTCAATGGAATGACAGGGTTTTTTGGTGCAATTTTACCAGACATTCCGGCTCAGATAACATGGGCCTCCATTAAAAATGAACTTCTTAGTATTCCATCACACACTATATCAAAACCAGATATTTTTCCAAATCCTGCTAAGGATCACATTAACATCAAAGTCTTTGATGAAACCGGTTTTCTTACAGTTTATTCGCTATCCGGTCAGCAGATGGGTCGAGAAAAACAGTTAAATGTTGGTACAACTTACCTAAGTCTTGAGCATTTAAGTAGCGGATATTATTTCTTGTATTTTCACAATTCGAAAGGAAGACAGGTTTACAAACTGATTAAGAATTAA
- a CDS encoding DUF5686 and carboxypeptidase-like regulatory domain-containing protein yields MREQLLVFLLLFTSLSLAQTKISGEVFDEFGEPVPFANVIFKDSQEGTITNENGRFYLESDKTYDTAVVSFLGYTTKEVPLSSRTTYNMKIELAEEASSLGEVVVFTGKQSKKDNPAIDILRKIWENRRENGVKKFRQYEYEKYEKLEFDLNTIDSALIKSKVFKGMEFIFDQTDTSKVTGNTYLPIFINEAFSKVYGDNIEKLQKEILEGNKNSGFSNNQTIIEFVKDLYSDYDVYDNYIKFFDKAFTSPLSRTGINVYNYVLLDSAYIGDKWCYNIVYYPRRKNELTFKGDFWVNDTTWAIKEINMQATKSANLNWVREVYIEQEFDVLNDSIFLITRDYFLSDFSLRKKEGARGIYGKRTTLYDNYQFDKPKERDFYKVQVDPYDYEVYNRPDEFWDTNRMEALNKDEKQIYTLLDTLKTVPRFKTLYNIGSVLASGYYEFPGFDFGPVFSTFGFNEAEGLRIRLGGRTYFGRNDMWRLEGFGAYGFRDERFKFGLSGKWLLDRRSRFIIFGGHRKDTEQTGASLTNTNDVLGRNLASSALITVGANDRLTRINLSTAGFEFEPYKNFVFRTTGSFRTLSSATQTFSIDYFDENGQVQSEVSQAELSTGIFYTPGRKTSGYGVERTIINDGGFASVFVGATFGIKDVFNSDFEYQKLQALYTQPWNIGGFGRAYTTIEVGKIFGEVPLSLLSPIPGNQTLFSIYNTFNQLDFYEFVSDTYASFHLQHDFGGRFFSRIPWLRKLNLREVVGFRAVYGEISEENIALNASNLVYQAPEDVYWEWSVGIGNIFKVFRLDFNFRGNYLDNPDARRFGVTGTFGFSF; encoded by the coding sequence ATGAGAGAACAACTACTTGTCTTCCTGTTGCTGTTTACTTCATTGAGCCTAGCTCAAACGAAGATCAGTGGTGAGGTGTTCGACGAGTTTGGAGAGCCGGTTCCCTTTGCCAATGTGATCTTCAAGGATTCTCAAGAAGGTACAATTACCAATGAGAACGGTCGATTCTATCTCGAATCCGATAAGACCTACGACACGGCTGTGGTTTCTTTTTTAGGTTACACCACCAAGGAAGTGCCGCTTAGCAGCCGTACCACCTATAATATGAAGATCGAGCTTGCAGAAGAAGCCTCGAGTTTGGGTGAAGTGGTCGTATTTACCGGAAAACAGTCTAAGAAAGACAATCCGGCTATCGATATTTTGCGCAAGATCTGGGAGAATCGCCGCGAGAATGGGGTTAAAAAGTTTAGACAGTACGAGTACGAGAAATACGAAAAGCTCGAATTCGACCTGAACACTATCGACTCCGCCTTAATAAAGAGTAAGGTCTTTAAAGGCATGGAATTCATATTCGATCAGACAGATACCTCTAAGGTCACCGGAAACACTTACCTCCCTATTTTTATCAACGAAGCCTTTTCTAAGGTCTACGGAGACAATATAGAAAAGCTGCAAAAAGAAATTCTAGAAGGAAATAAGAACTCTGGTTTTAGTAACAACCAAACCATCATTGAGTTTGTCAAGGACCTCTATTCGGACTATGATGTTTACGACAACTACATCAAGTTCTTCGACAAGGCCTTTACCAGTCCGCTCTCTAGAACGGGGATAAACGTATACAATTATGTCTTGCTGGACTCGGCCTATATAGGCGATAAGTGGTGCTACAATATAGTCTATTACCCAAGGCGGAAGAACGAGCTCACGTTTAAGGGCGATTTTTGGGTGAACGATACCACTTGGGCTATCAAGGAGATCAATATGCAAGCCACCAAGAGTGCCAACTTGAACTGGGTACGGGAGGTTTATATTGAGCAAGAGTTCGACGTGCTGAATGATTCTATCTTTCTGATAACCCGAGACTACTTTCTGAGCGACTTCAGCTTGCGTAAAAAAGAAGGAGCCCGAGGTATTTACGGCAAGCGAACTACGCTTTACGACAATTATCAGTTCGACAAGCCCAAGGAAAGAGATTTCTACAAAGTGCAAGTGGATCCATACGATTATGAGGTCTATAACCGTCCAGACGAATTTTGGGATACCAACCGCATGGAAGCCTTAAATAAGGATGAAAAGCAGATCTATACCTTGCTCGATACGCTTAAAACGGTACCTCGTTTTAAAACGCTCTATAATATAGGTAGTGTTTTGGCTAGTGGTTATTACGAGTTTCCAGGCTTTGACTTCGGACCAGTTTTTTCCACCTTTGGGTTTAATGAGGCAGAAGGGCTGCGGATCCGTCTAGGCGGACGAACCTATTTTGGACGAAACGATATGTGGCGTTTAGAAGGTTTTGGTGCCTATGGTTTTAGAGACGAACGTTTTAAGTTCGGACTCTCCGGGAAGTGGCTGTTAGACAGAAGATCGCGCTTTATCATTTTTGGAGGGCACAGAAAAGACACCGAGCAGACGGGAGCTTCCCTTACTAACACCAATGACGTACTTGGGAGAAATTTAGCTTCTTCTGCATTGATCACTGTTGGTGCCAATGATAGGCTTACGCGAATAAACCTAAGCACCGCGGGGTTTGAGTTTGAACCTTATAAGAACTTTGTCTTTAGAACAACGGGTTCTTTTAGAACACTGAGTTCGGCCACCCAGACCTTCAGTATTGACTATTTTGACGAGAATGGTCAGGTTCAATCAGAAGTAAGTCAAGCGGAGCTTTCTACAGGGATTTTCTACACTCCCGGGCGCAAAACCTCGGGTTATGGCGTGGAGCGAACCATAATTAACGACGGCGGATTTGCTTCGGTCTTTGTGGGAGCCACTTTTGGTATCAAAGACGTCTTTAACAGTGATTTCGAGTACCAAAAGTTGCAGGCACTCTATACGCAACCTTGGAACATCGGTGGATTTGGCCGCGCCTATACCACCATAGAGGTTGGGAAGATCTTTGGTGAGGTGCCTTTGAGCTTGTTGAGTCCTATTCCAGGAAACCAGACGCTCTTTAGTATCTATAATACCTTTAATCAGTTAGACTTCTACGAATTTGTAAGTGATACCTATGCCTCTTTCCACCTGCAGCACGATTTCGGTGGGCGTTTCTTTTCACGCATTCCTTGGCTAAGAAAACTCAACCTGAGAGAAGTTGTTGGTTTTAGAGCGGTTTACGGGGAGATCTCTGAGGAGAATATCGCCTTAAATGCTTCGAATTTGGTGTATCAAGCTCCAGAAGACGTTTATTGGGAATGGAGCGTTGGTATCGGGAACATATTCAAGGTGTTCCGTTTGGACTTCAACTTTAGAGGAAATTATCTCGACAATCCAGATGCTAGGCGTTTTGGAGTTACTGGGACATTTGGGTTTAGTTTCTAA
- a CDS encoding pyruvate dehydrogenase complex E1 component subunit beta yields the protein MKTIQFREAIAEAMSEEMRRDESIYLMGEEVAEYNGAYKASKGMLDEFGPKRIIDTPISELGFAGIGVGSAMNGNRPIIEFMTFNFSLVGIDQIINNAAKMRQMSGGQINIPMVFRGPTASAGQLAATHSQAFESWYANCPGLKVVVPSNPADAKGLLKAAIRDDDPVIFMESEQMYGDKGEVPEGEYLIPLGVADVKRSGEDVTIVSFGKIIKEAYKAADTLEKEGISCEIIDLRTVRPMDHNAILESVKKTNRLVILEEAWPFGNVATEITYQVQSQAFDYLDAPIVKINTADTPAPYSPALLEEWLPNSEDVVKAVKKVLYK from the coding sequence ATGAAAACCATACAATTCAGAGAAGCAATAGCAGAAGCGATGAGCGAAGAAATGCGTCGCGATGAATCTATCTATTTAATGGGAGAGGAAGTAGCCGAATACAACGGCGCTTACAAGGCCTCTAAAGGGATGCTGGACGAATTTGGTCCTAAGCGTATCATTGACACGCCCATCTCAGAGCTCGGTTTTGCCGGGATAGGAGTAGGAAGCGCCATGAATGGTAACCGACCTATTATTGAGTTCATGACCTTTAACTTCTCTTTGGTGGGGATCGATCAGATCATCAACAATGCTGCAAAGATGCGTCAGATGAGTGGTGGGCAGATCAACATTCCTATGGTTTTCCGCGGGCCAACTGCTTCTGCAGGACAGCTTGCTGCAACACACTCTCAGGCTTTCGAGAGTTGGTACGCCAACTGTCCTGGACTAAAAGTAGTGGTTCCTTCTAATCCAGCCGATGCCAAAGGGCTTTTGAAAGCTGCTATTCGCGATGACGATCCAGTGATCTTTATGGAGTCCGAACAGATGTATGGTGATAAAGGAGAAGTGCCAGAAGGCGAGTACCTTATTCCGCTTGGTGTTGCAGACGTAAAGCGCAGCGGTGAGGATGTTACCATAGTTTCTTTTGGTAAGATCATTAAGGAGGCATACAAGGCTGCGGATACGCTTGAGAAAGAAGGTATCTCCTGTGAGATCATTGACCTACGTACGGTACGCCCAATGGATCATAACGCTATTTTAGAGTCTGTAAAGAAAACCAATCGTTTGGTAATTCTAGAAGAGGCTTGGCCGTTTGGCAACGTGGCTACAGAGATCACATATCAAGTGCAGAGTCAAGCTTTTGACTATTTAGATGCCCCGATAGTTAAGATCAACACAGCCGATACGCCAGCACCTTATTCTCCAGCACTTTTAGAAGAATGGCTTCCCAATAGTGAAGATGTTGTTAAAGCCGTTAAAAAAGTGCTTTACAAATAA
- a CDS encoding electron transfer flavoprotein subunit beta/FixA family protein produces the protein MKILVCISHVPDTTSKINFTDNDTKFDTNGVQFVINPNDEFGLTRAMWFKEKQGATVHVANVGDASSEPTLRKALAIGADEAIRVDAPATDGYFVAKQLTKVAQDGGYDLIIAGRESIDYNGGMVPGMMAAMLGANFVNTCINLEIDGSDATAVREIDGGKESVKTSLPLVIGGQKGLVEESDLRIPNMRGIMMARKKPLHVVPADASEAHAATTSFEKPAPKGAVTMVDPENLDQLIDLLHNEAKVI, from the coding sequence ATGAAGATTTTAGTGTGTATTAGTCACGTTCCAGACACTACATCCAAAATTAATTTCACCGATAACGATACCAAATTTGACACCAACGGCGTACAGTTTGTAATCAATCCTAATGATGAATTCGGTCTTACCCGAGCCATGTGGTTTAAAGAGAAACAAGGCGCTACTGTGCATGTTGCCAATGTTGGCGACGCCTCTTCTGAACCAACTTTGCGCAAAGCTTTGGCTATTGGTGCTGACGAAGCCATTCGTGTTGATGCTCCTGCTACCGACGGTTACTTTGTTGCCAAGCAGCTTACCAAAGTTGCTCAGGACGGAGGTTATGACCTTATTATTGCCGGTCGTGAAAGTATCGATTACAACGGCGGAATGGTTCCTGGAATGATGGCCGCCATGTTGGGTGCCAATTTTGTGAACACCTGTATCAACCTAGAAATAGACGGTAGCGACGCTACTGCAGTTCGCGAGATAGATGGTGGAAAAGAATCCGTAAAGACCAGCCTACCCTTGGTAATTGGTGGTCAAAAAGGATTAGTAGAAGAAAGTGATCTGCGTATTCCTAATATGCGTGGTATCATGATGGCGCGCAAAAAACCATTGCATGTTGTTCCTGCGGATGCCTCAGAGGCCCATGCCGCAACAACTTCTTTTGAGAAGCCTGCGCCTAAAGGAGCAGTGACCATGGTAGATCCGGAGAACTTGGATCAATTAATCGATTTGTTACACAACGAAGCAAAGGTGATCTAA
- a CDS encoding electron transfer flavoprotein subunit alpha/FixB family protein: MSVLVYTESEGGSFKKVALELTSYAKGVANATGGDVTAVSINGGNAADLGKYGADKVMEINDATLETFNAKNYAAALAQVAKAAGAKTVIVSSSANSKYLAPLLAVELGAAYAPNVVALPESTSPMKVKSTVYTNKAFAINELKTDVTVIGLAKNAYGLQENAGAAAASAFAVDLAGDNGVAVTSVDKATDKVTIADAEVVVSGGRGLKGPENWHLVEELAETLGAATACSKPVSDMGWRPHSEHVGQTGKPVASNLYIAIGISGAIQHLAGINSSKVKVVINTDPEAPFFKAADYGIVGDAFDVVPRLTEKLKQFKANNA; this comes from the coding sequence ATGTCAGTATTAGTATATACCGAATCAGAAGGAGGATCCTTTAAGAAAGTAGCCCTTGAATTGACTTCTTACGCCAAGGGTGTTGCCAACGCAACCGGAGGTGATGTCACTGCCGTAAGTATCAATGGCGGAAACGCTGCAGATCTTGGCAAATACGGAGCCGACAAGGTGATGGAGATCAATGACGCTACCTTAGAGACCTTTAACGCTAAGAACTATGCAGCTGCCCTAGCGCAAGTAGCAAAAGCAGCTGGAGCGAAAACAGTTATCGTTTCCTCTAGCGCCAACAGCAAATATCTAGCGCCTCTTTTGGCGGTGGAACTCGGAGCGGCATATGCTCCTAATGTAGTTGCACTACCTGAGAGCACTAGCCCAATGAAAGTAAAATCTACCGTTTACACCAACAAGGCTTTCGCTATTAACGAGCTTAAGACCGATGTCACTGTAATTGGTTTGGCCAAAAACGCCTACGGTTTGCAAGAGAACGCCGGAGCCGCTGCTGCATCTGCTTTTGCAGTAGATTTAGCTGGAGACAATGGTGTAGCCGTTACCTCAGTTGATAAAGCCACAGACAAAGTAACTATCGCCGACGCGGAAGTTGTTGTTTCTGGTGGACGCGGACTTAAAGGCCCTGAGAATTGGCATTTAGTGGAAGAGCTTGCAGAGACCTTAGGTGCTGCAACAGCTTGTTCTAAGCCAGTGAGCGACATGGGTTGGAGACCGCATAGCGAGCACGTTGGGCAAACTGGGAAGCCGGTAGCCTCTAACCTGTATATCGCCATTGGAATCTCCGGAGCCATTCAACACTTGGCCGGGATCAACTCCTCTAAAGTAAAGGTGGTGATCAATACCGATCCGGAAGCGCCTTTCTTTAAAGCCGCAGATTACGGTATCGTTGGAGACGCCTTTGATGTGGTGCCACGATTGACCGAAAAATTAAAGCAATTTAAAGCCAATAACGCGTAA
- a CDS encoding bifunctional nuclease family protein, producing MSLVRLNIKGISYSQTQNGAYALILSEVDGQRKLPIVIGAFEAQSIAIALEKEIKPPRPLTHDLFKNFADRFDIQVKQVIIHKLVDGVFYSSIICERDKIEEIIDARTSDAIALALRFKAPIFTYKNILDKAGIFLKGNASEEVEEAPSLVEQLIADEPSSTQSEDYSGYTIKELNEMLDQAVANEDYEKAARIRDEISKRS from the coding sequence ATGAGTCTGGTTCGTTTAAATATCAAAGGAATTTCGTACAGTCAAACCCAAAATGGGGCTTATGCACTCATCTTGAGCGAAGTGGACGGACAGCGAAAACTCCCTATCGTAATTGGTGCCTTTGAAGCCCAATCCATTGCGATCGCCTTAGAAAAGGAGATCAAACCTCCCAGACCACTCACCCATGACCTCTTTAAGAATTTTGCCGACCGCTTTGATATACAAGTCAAGCAGGTGATAATTCACAAATTGGTAGACGGGGTGTTTTATTCGAGCATCATTTGCGAACGCGATAAGATCGAAGAAATCATTGACGCGCGCACAAGCGATGCTATTGCCTTGGCCTTACGCTTTAAGGCTCCTATTTTTACTTATAAGAATATTTTAGACAAGGCAGGAATCTTTTTAAAAGGCAATGCTTCAGAAGAAGTAGAAGAAGCTCCTTCGCTTGTAGAGCAACTCATCGCAGATGAGCCATCAAGCACCCAAAGCGAAGACTACAGCGGCTACACTATTAAAGAGCTCAACGAAATGCTCGATCAGGCAGTAGCTAACGAAGATTACGAAAAAGCCGCACGCATTCGAGACGAGATCTCCAAACGTTCCTAA